From Deinococcus yavapaiensis KR-236, one genomic window encodes:
- a CDS encoding NUDIX hydrolase → MSRSAHLWALLDAFAPSTPNEAAAVLATRRLLRSPDPFSRFARPGHVTASAVLFAPDATRVALIWHEKLRRALQPGGHVEPDDANVLEAAWRELQEETGVTRADVALMTPHLVGVDVHAIPENSKEGAHVHHDLRFAFRLTSDRVLPLVRWTLPDDLDAGLKLAVARVLA, encoded by the coding sequence ATGTCCCGCTCGGCGCACCTCTGGGCCCTGCTCGACGCGTTCGCTCCCTCTACGCCGAACGAGGCGGCGGCCGTCTTGGCGACGCGCCGATTGCTGCGCTCGCCCGATCCGTTTTCGCGGTTCGCCCGACCGGGCCACGTCACGGCGTCGGCGGTGCTGTTCGCTCCCGACGCGACGCGCGTCGCCCTGATTTGGCACGAGAAGCTTCGCCGAGCGCTTCAACCCGGCGGGCACGTCGAGCCGGACGACGCGAACGTGTTGGAAGCGGCGTGGCGCGAACTTCAAGAGGAGACGGGCGTCACGCGGGCGGACGTGGCACTCATGACGCCGCACCTCGTCGGCGTGGACGTGCACGCCATTCCCGAGAACTCCAAAGAGGGCGCGCACGTGCATCACGACCTGCGCTTCGCCTTTCGCCTCACGTCCGACCGCGTGTTGCCGCTCGTGCGCTGGACGCTTCCCGACGATTTGGACGCCGGGTTGAAGCTGGCCGTGGCGCGCGTTCTCGCTTGA